Proteins encoded by one window of Sciurus carolinensis chromosome 12, mSciCar1.2, whole genome shotgun sequence:
- the Arl5b gene encoding ADP-ribosylation factor-like protein 5B, which produces MMGLIFAKLWSLFCNQEHKVIIVGLDNAGKTTILYQFLMNEVVHTSPTIGSNVEEIVVKNTHFLMWDIGGQESLRSSWNTYYSNTEFIILVVDSIDRERLAITKEELYRMLAHEDLRKAAVLIFANKQDMKGCMTAAEISKYLTLSSIKDHPWHIQSCCALTGEGLCQGLEWMTSRIGVR; this is translated from the exons aaCACAAAGTAATTATAGTGGGACTGGATAATGCGGGGAAAACCACCATTCTTTATCAATT CTTAATGAATGAAGTGGTTCATACTTCTCCAACTATAGGAAGCAATGTTGAAGAAATAGTTGTAAAGAATACTCATTTTCTTATGTGGGATATTGGTGGTCAAGAGTCACTGCGATCATCTTGGAACACATATTACTCAAACACAGAG TTCATCATTCTTGTTGTTGATAGCATTGACAGGGAACGACTAGCTATTACAAAAGAAGAATTATACAGAATGTTAGCTCATGAG GATTTAAGGAAGGCTGCAGTCCTTATCTTTGCAAATAAACAGGATATGAAAGGGTGTATGACAGCGGCTGAAATCTCTAAATACCTCACCCTCAGTTCAATTAAGGATCATCCATGGCACATTCAGTCCTGCTGTGCTTTAACAGGAGAAGG GTTATGCCAAGGTCTAGAGTGGATGACTTCCCGGATTGGCGTGAGATAA